The nucleotide window ATCTACATGCTGCTGGCCCTGATCATCGTCTGCCTGCACATCACCGAGCTCGGCACGATCCTGTGGACGATCGTCACCTCGGCCTTCGGGCCCCGGCCCTTCGCCGGGGGAGTGACCGGGGGGATCCTGGCGGCCCTCATCAACGGCACCAAGCGCGGCCTGTTCTCCAATGAGGCCGGGCAGGGAACCGCGCCCTTCGCCGCGGCCACCGCCACGGTGGCCCACCCGGTCCAGCAGGGGCTCATCCAGTCCCTGGGGGTCTTCGTGGACACCATCGTGGTGTGCACCGCCACCGCCTTCATCATCCTGGTCTCGGGGGTCTACAGCCCGGCCGCCACCACTGCCGGCACCCTGACCCCCGACGCCGCGGCCACCCTGACCTCCGAGGCCGTCGCGGCGGTGTTGGGCGGGTGGACGGCGGTGCCCATGGCGGTGCTCATCTTCGTGCTGGCCTACTCCTCGATCATCGCCGCCGCCACCTACTCGGAGGTCTCGATGAGCTTCATCTCCTCGGCCCCCCACTGGCGCTGGCTGCCCCGCCTGGTCTCGGTGGCCTCCACCGGCCTGGGGGCGCTGGCCACCCTGACGGTGGTGTGGAACACCGTGGACATCACCATGGCGCTCATGACCGTGACCAACCTGGTGGCCCTGCTGGCCCTGGCCCGGTGGGGCGTGGGCGCCCTGCGGGACTGGGAGGCCCAGCAGGCGGCGGGGATCGCCGAGCCGGTCTTCGTGTCCACCGACAACCCGCACCTGCCCGCAGAGCTGCCCGGAGACGTCTGGGCCGCTGCGGGGCCGCCCGCTCAGGAGCCGACGACGATGGAGGCCCGCCCATGACTCCCACCAGCATCCAGGACTGGCTCCTGCGCATCGACGACTGGTTCTACACCTACCTGCTGGCGGCCGTCCTGGTGGCCGTGGGCGTCTACATGACGGTGCGCTCGGGTGCCGTGCAGCTGAGGCACCTGGGCACCATGCTCCAGTCCATCGCGGGCTCACGCGGAGGGGCCCACGGGGGCATCTCCTCCTTCCAGGCCTTCGCCGTGGGGCTGGCCGCCCGCGTGGGCATCGGCAACATCGCCGGGGTGGCACTGGCGGTGGTGGCCGGCGGCCCCGGCGCCCTGTTCTGGATGTGGGTGGTGGCCCTGGTGGGTATGGCCACCAGCTTCGTGGAGTCCACCCTGGCCCAGATCTTCAAGGAGCGCGGGCGAGACTTCACCTTCCGGGGAGGACCCGCCTACTACATCAAGAACGGGCTGGGCTCGCGTGCCTGGGGCAGGGTCTTCGCCGTCATGTGCATCATCTCGGTGGGCGTGACCGTGGTGATGGTCCAGACCAACGCCCTGGCCGGCGTCATCACCGCCACGGTCAGCGACGTCAAGCCGTGGATGGTGGGGGTCTTCCTCGTGATGCTCACCGGGCCGGTGGTCCTGGGAGGGCTGAAGTCGGTGGCCCGCGTCACCGAGTGGCTGGCGCCGATCATGGCCCTCATCTACATCATGGCCACCGCCGTGGTCATCGTGCTCAACATCGGTGAGCTCGACGACGTGCTCGGCTCGGTCTTCCGGGGCGCCTTCGGCGCCGACCAGGCCCTGTTCGGCGTTGCCGGCGGCGTCCTGGCGGCTGTCCTCAACGGTGTGCGCCGCGGCCTGTTCTCCAACGAGGCGGGCCTGGGCACCGTGCCCAACGCCGCGGGCACCGCCACGGTGGCCCACCCGGTGCGCCAGGGCCTCATCCAGTCCTTCGGCGTCTTCATCGACACGATCCTGGTGTGCACCGCCACCGGCATGCTCATCCTGCTGGCCACCGACACCTACCAGCCCGGGAACCCCTCCCTGGAGGGCGCGGTCCTGACCCAGCAGGCGGTGGTGGAGCACCTGGGGGCCTGGACCACCTGGCCGATGGTGGTGCTCATCTTCGTCCTGGTCTTCTCCACGGTGCTGGGCTGCTACTCCTACGCCCAGGTCAACGTCAACTTCCTGGGCGGGGAGCACCGCGCCGAGCAGCTCTTCGGCCTGGTGCTCACCGGTGCGGCCTTCGCCGGATGCGTGCTGAGCCTGCCGATCGTGTGGGCCCTGACCGATATCGCCCTGGGCCTGCTGGGCCTGCTCAACCTCGTGGTCATCGTGCGCCTGATGCCCTGGGCGGTCGGGGCGCTGCGGGACTTCGAGGCCCAGCGCGCCCGCGGGGTCGAGCCGGTCTTCGTCGGCCACGCCAACCCCCTGCTGCCCGGCGACGTCGTCCCCGGCATCTGGGAGGCGGATGGACGGCAGCCCGGTGCGCGGCAGCCGGCGGACCGGGGCGGCGCTGACCGCGGCTGAGGCCCCGGCACCCCGCGCCCACGACCACTGACCGCTACCCCTGCAGGAGCAGCCATGCCGTCTATCAACGAGATCCTCACCACCGCCTCGGACCTGCTGTTCTCCTGGGTGCTCGTGGTCCTCCTCGTCGCCGGGGGCCTGTTCCTCACGGTGCGCACCCGCGCCGTCCAGGTGCGCCACGCGGCCGGCATCCTCAGTGCCGTGCGCGGCTCTCGCTCGGGCGCGTACGGGGGCATCACCTCCTTCCAGGCCTTCGCCGTCGGGCTGGCCAGCCGGGTGGGGACGGGCAATATCGTGGGGGTGGCCCTGGCCCTCATCATGGGCGGCCCCGGTGCGGTGCTGTGGATGTGGGTGGTGGCCGTCCTGGGCACGGCCACGGCCTTCAGCGAGTCCACCCTCGCCCAGATCTTCAAGGTCCGGCGCCCCGACGGCACCTACCGGGGAGGGCCGGCCCACTACATCGCCCGGGGCATGGGACTGCCGGCCCTGGGGGTGGTCTTCGCTGTGGTCTTCATGATCGCCAACGGTCTGGCCATGCCCATGCTCCAGGCCAATGCCATCGTCTCCTCCCTGGCCTCGGCCACGCCGATCACCCCGCAGGTGGGTGCGCTCATCATCGTGGCCCTGACCGCGCCGGTGCTCCTGGGCGGCCTGCGCTCCATCGCGCGCACGGCCGAGCTCCTGGCGCCGGTGATGGCACTGGCCTACCTGGTCCTGGTCGTGGTCATCCTCCTGACCCACCCGGTCCAGGCCTGGCAGGCACTGGAGTCGATCTGGGGCAGCGCCCTGGGCCTGCGCCAGGGCCTGGCCGGAGTGGCCGGGGGCGCCTTCGCCGCGCTGCTCAACGGTGTGCGCCGCGGCCTGTTCTCCAATGAGGCCGGCCTGGGAGGGGCCGCCTGCGCCGCCGGCTCGGCCACGGTGGCCCACCCCGTCCAGCAGGGCTTCATCCAGGCCTTCGGGGTACTGGTCGACACCCTGCTCATCTGCACCGCCACCGCCCTGGCCATCCTCGTGGCCGGCCCCGAGGTCTACGCCCCGGGAGTCACCACCGCCGAGGCGGCGAACACCCTGACCCAGGACGCCATCGCCCACCTGGTGGGCCAGTGGAGCCGCGGGCCCATGGTGATCCTCATCGTCGTCCTGGCCTACACCACGATCATCGGGGCCTTCTCCTATGCCCAGATCTGCCTGGACTACCTCACCGACCGCCCCGGGGCCGCCCGGCTGCTCCAGGTCTCGGCGGTGGCCTGCGCCGCCGTCGGCAGCCTCCAGGCGCTGACGACGGTGTGGGCCCTGGCCGACGTCATGCTGGGCCTGGGGGCGATCCTCAACCTGGTGGCCATCCTGGTGCTCAGCAGGTGGGTGGTCGGGGCCCTGCGGGACTGGGAGGCCCAGACGCGGCATCTGCGAGCGGGGGAGGACGGCAGTGCTCAGGGCGCGGGCGTCCGGGGCGCCGGTGACTGGGCGGGCACTGGCGGCCCCGCCTTCCACGCCGACTCCCCCCACCTGCCCGCCGAGCTGAGCACCGCGGCCTGGCCGCGGCGGCCCCGGCCCTGAGGGCGGGGCCGGCAGGCTGCGATACGCGACGGCGCGACGACCAACCGCCGGCGCACCCGCGACCTCCGGCGTCACCTTATCGAAACACGGCGGCCCGTAGCCTGCTCGGGTTCTCGCGCTCGTGGTGTGATCCCTGAGCATGTGCTGCTCCCCGTGCCCCTCGCAGGCACGATGCTCCTGCCCCTCGCAGAGGAGGACGGAGGCATGGAGGATCGCGACGTGCGCCTGCTTGTCCGACCCGGAGGCACGATGCCCATGATCCCCTTGAGCGCCCCTCAGACCCGTACCGGCGTCCTCGATCAGCTGACCGATGCGGTCGACTCGGTTCTCGCCCCTGCGACCGAAGCGCTGGGCAATGTCAGCGACAAGCTCTACGGGGGGCTGCTGATCTGGCTGCTGGTGGGCATCGGCCTCTACTTCACGGTCCGCACGGATGGGGTCCAGCTGCGCCACTTCCCCAATATGGTCAGGACCATCCTGGTCTCCCGCTCCGCCGCCCATGAGGGGATCTCCCCCTTCCAGGCCTTCGCCGTGGGCATCGCCAGCCGGGTAGGCACGGGCAACATCATCGGGGTCGCGATCGCCATCACCATGGGCGGGCCCAGTGCCGTGTTCTGGATGTGGATGGTGGCCCTGGTGGGCATGGCCACCGGCTTCGTAGAGTCCACGCTGGCCCAGATGTACAAGATCCCCAACCCCGATGGCAGCTTCCGCGGTGGGCCGGCCTACTACATCCAGCGGGGACTGGGCTCCAAGGCGTGGGCGAGCATCTTCGCCGTCGTCATCACCTTCGTCTTCGGCTTCGCCTATGAGGCCACCCAGGCCAACGCCATCTCCACGACGCTGAAGTCCACCTTCAACATCTCCCCCTGGATCACCGCCGTCCTCCTGGTCCTGATCACCGGGCCCATCATCTTCAACGGGATCCGGCTGGTGGCGCGGGTCGCCGAGTGGCTGGCGCCGATCATGGCCATGGCCTATGTCATCCTGGCAGCGGTGGTGCTGCTGCTCAACCTGGATGCCATTCCCGGAATCATGATGTCTTTCGTCAAGGACGCCTTCAGCGGGGATGTGGCCTTCTACGGGATCTCCGGGGGCCTGTACGCCGCGGCCATCAACGGGGTCAAGCGCGGCCTGTTCTCCAATGAGGCCGGTCAGGGCTCGGTGCCCAACGTGGCGGCGACGGCGACCACCTCCCACCCCGTGCACCAGGGCTTCATCCAGTCCCTGGGGGTGTTCGTCGACACGATCATCGTGTGCACCGCCACCGCGCTCATCGTCCTGCTCTCCGGCGTCTACGACCCGGCACGCGCCGCCCTGGACCCCGACGCGGCCCGGGTCGCGGCCGGTTCCCTGACCTCGACCTCGGTGGCCGAGGTCCTGGGGCCCTGGTCGGCCAACCTCATGGCGGCGATCATCTTCGTCTTCGCCTACTCCTCGCTGCTGGGCAACTTCACCTATGCCGAGATCAATATCGACTTCCTGCGCGGGGGAGCGGCGAGCCGGGCCTGGCACACCGGCCTGCGGGTGATGATCCTGGTGGCGGCCTTCGTCGGTTCCGTGGCCGAGCTGACCTTCGTGTGGAACCTGTCGGATGTGGCCATGGGGCTCATGGCGATCATCAACATCGTGGCCATCGCCCTACTGGGCAAGTGGGCCTTCGGGGCCCTGCGCGACTGGGAGGCCCAGC belongs to Actinomyces capricornis and includes:
- a CDS encoding alanine/glycine:cation symporter family protein, giving the protein MDALAQHLQTISDWITLHITMWLLVGTGIVLTIATRGVQLRHLPAMVRQVASSRGGAGGGISSFQAFTISLAARVGIGNVFGVAAALILGGPGAIFWMWMVALVGMATAFFEATLAQLFKVRHADGSFRGGPAYYMARGMRSRPLGVAFAALTIFTCGFSIIMVQANAVAGVIGPASPLGLSQGAAAAVLVGLSALVILGGVRRVARVTEWMSPIMALIYMLLALIIVCLHITELGTILWTIVTSAFGPRPFAGGVTGGILAALINGTKRGLFSNEAGQGTAPFAAATATVAHPVQQGLIQSLGVFVDTIVVCTATAFIILVSGVYSPAATTAGTLTPDAAATLTSEAVAAVLGGWTAVPMAVLIFVLAYSSIIAAATYSEVSMSFISSAPHWRWLPRLVSVASTGLGALATLTVVWNTVDITMALMTVTNLVALLALARWGVGALRDWEAQQAAGIAEPVFVSTDNPHLPAELPGDVWAAAGPPAQEPTTMEARP
- a CDS encoding alanine/glycine:cation symporter family protein; the encoded protein is MTPTSIQDWLLRIDDWFYTYLLAAVLVAVGVYMTVRSGAVQLRHLGTMLQSIAGSRGGAHGGISSFQAFAVGLAARVGIGNIAGVALAVVAGGPGALFWMWVVALVGMATSFVESTLAQIFKERGRDFTFRGGPAYYIKNGLGSRAWGRVFAVMCIISVGVTVVMVQTNALAGVITATVSDVKPWMVGVFLVMLTGPVVLGGLKSVARVTEWLAPIMALIYIMATAVVIVLNIGELDDVLGSVFRGAFGADQALFGVAGGVLAAVLNGVRRGLFSNEAGLGTVPNAAGTATVAHPVRQGLIQSFGVFIDTILVCTATGMLILLATDTYQPGNPSLEGAVLTQQAVVEHLGAWTTWPMVVLIFVLVFSTVLGCYSYAQVNVNFLGGEHRAEQLFGLVLTGAAFAGCVLSLPIVWALTDIALGLLGLLNLVVIVRLMPWAVGALRDFEAQRARGVEPVFVGHANPLLPGDVVPGIWEADGRQPGARQPADRGGADRG
- a CDS encoding alanine/glycine:cation symporter family protein; this encodes MPSINEILTTASDLLFSWVLVVLLVAGGLFLTVRTRAVQVRHAAGILSAVRGSRSGAYGGITSFQAFAVGLASRVGTGNIVGVALALIMGGPGAVLWMWVVAVLGTATAFSESTLAQIFKVRRPDGTYRGGPAHYIARGMGLPALGVVFAVVFMIANGLAMPMLQANAIVSSLASATPITPQVGALIIVALTAPVLLGGLRSIARTAELLAPVMALAYLVLVVVILLTHPVQAWQALESIWGSALGLRQGLAGVAGGAFAALLNGVRRGLFSNEAGLGGAACAAGSATVAHPVQQGFIQAFGVLVDTLLICTATALAILVAGPEVYAPGVTTAEAANTLTQDAIAHLVGQWSRGPMVILIVVLAYTTIIGAFSYAQICLDYLTDRPGAARLLQVSAVACAAVGSLQALTTVWALADVMLGLGAILNLVAILVLSRWVVGALRDWEAQTRHLRAGEDGSAQGAGVRGAGDWAGTGGPAFHADSPHLPAELSTAAWPRRPRP
- a CDS encoding alanine/glycine:cation symporter family protein, encoding MIPLSAPQTRTGVLDQLTDAVDSVLAPATEALGNVSDKLYGGLLIWLLVGIGLYFTVRTDGVQLRHFPNMVRTILVSRSAAHEGISPFQAFAVGIASRVGTGNIIGVAIAITMGGPSAVFWMWMVALVGMATGFVESTLAQMYKIPNPDGSFRGGPAYYIQRGLGSKAWASIFAVVITFVFGFAYEATQANAISTTLKSTFNISPWITAVLLVLITGPIIFNGIRLVARVAEWLAPIMAMAYVILAAVVLLLNLDAIPGIMMSFVKDAFSGDVAFYGISGGLYAAAINGVKRGLFSNEAGQGSVPNVAATATTSHPVHQGFIQSLGVFVDTIIVCTATALIVLLSGVYDPARAALDPDAARVAAGSLTSTSVAEVLGPWSANLMAAIIFVFAYSSLLGNFTYAEINIDFLRGGAASRAWHTGLRVMILVAAFVGSVAELTFVWNLSDVAMGLMAIINIVAIALLGKWAFGALRDWEAQHRAVREGRQSEIRFIATDNPYLPGALPGDIWAADGAAHRGASAAGTAGAGSTEDAGGETARA